A portion of the Macaca thibetana thibetana isolate TM-01 chromosome 9, ASM2454274v1, whole genome shotgun sequence genome contains these proteins:
- the MRLN gene encoding myoregulin yields the protein MTGKNWILISTTPPKSLEDEIVGRLLKILFVIFVDLMSIIYVVITS from the coding sequence ATGACTGGTAAAAACTGGATATTAATTTCTACTACTCCTCCCAAAAGTCTAGAAGATGAAATTGTGGGAAGACTtctaaaaattttgtttgttaTCTTTGTTGACTTAATGTCTATTATATATGTTGTGATAACTTCTTAG